A region of Chitinophaga horti DNA encodes the following proteins:
- a CDS encoding carboxypeptidase-like regulatory domain-containing protein — translation MRLSRMLALLILLPVVIYYSCRKAETSVESTGEHIVDLVRVSVSGRVTDVDGVPVSGAAVSAGTASQVTDIDGNFYFSDVSLDRTAGMIKVEKAGYFTGIKTLMLETGDNNNTSLQLIKKIVSGTFESSAGGVINVGANEGSLTFTPNALVNATTKQPYKGQVTVYAAPINPEQPNFQDVMPGTLRGIGLDNRVVGLQSFGMLAAELYTANGEKLQLADGAKATWRMPIPTGLKHKAPVSIPLWSLNETTGLWKEEGTASRIGDEYIGVLTHFSFWNYDAPFKVVKLKARLFAEDAPLANARVEITTAVGDNNISGSGYTTAEGILVGMVPANQKLTMNVYNKCGDLVFTQSIDPLFFDKDLGEISMQAGFTLITVQGTVLNCARQPVLNGNVLVRVDAITYRAKINEGRFILAVARCNNGAAMATITADDIDEQKMSEPKDIAVTGQDVDAGEIIVCGETLDQFININIGGQTTSFTLPDDSISVYTNPDRTYVFAHNIANAVPQLEFYFDATEAATGTFGGSFYYVLPDKTWSTASPAITVTRYDAAPGGFIEGTITGTASDSVTTKPLNASFKVRRY, via the coding sequence ATGAGATTGTCCAGAATGCTAGCCCTGCTAATCCTACTGCCGGTTGTAATCTACTACAGCTGCCGCAAAGCAGAAACTTCCGTGGAATCTACCGGAGAACATATTGTTGATCTTGTTCGTGTATCCGTAAGCGGCCGTGTAACGGACGTGGATGGTGTACCGGTAAGCGGTGCCGCCGTAAGCGCAGGCACGGCCAGCCAGGTAACAGACATTGATGGTAACTTCTATTTCAGTGACGTGTCGCTCGACAGAACGGCAGGCATGATCAAGGTGGAAAAAGCCGGTTACTTTACCGGTATTAAAACCCTGATGCTGGAAACCGGCGATAATAACAACACCAGTCTTCAACTCATAAAAAAGATCGTATCCGGCACCTTCGAAAGCAGTGCCGGCGGGGTGATCAACGTCGGAGCTAACGAAGGTTCGCTGACGTTTACACCTAACGCGCTCGTGAACGCCACTACCAAACAACCTTATAAGGGTCAGGTGACCGTATATGCGGCACCTATCAATCCCGAACAACCGAATTTCCAGGATGTAATGCCTGGCACGCTCAGGGGCATCGGCCTGGATAACCGCGTAGTAGGTCTACAGTCTTTCGGTATGCTGGCGGCGGAATTATACACCGCTAACGGAGAAAAATTGCAACTGGCAGATGGCGCCAAGGCTACCTGGCGTATGCCCATCCCCACCGGGTTAAAACATAAAGCGCCGGTAAGCATCCCGCTCTGGAGCCTGAACGAAACCACCGGTTTGTGGAAGGAAGAGGGCACGGCCAGCCGTATTGGCGACGAATACATTGGGGTGCTTACACACTTCTCTTTCTGGAACTATGATGCTCCTTTTAAGGTCGTAAAACTGAAAGCCCGTTTATTTGCGGAGGATGCGCCCCTGGCTAATGCCAGGGTGGAAATCACTACCGCAGTAGGCGATAACAATATTTCCGGCAGCGGTTATACCACAGCCGAAGGCATACTCGTAGGCATGGTACCAGCCAACCAGAAGCTGACGATGAACGTGTACAACAAGTGTGGCGATCTGGTATTCACCCAGTCCATCGACCCACTCTTTTTTGACAAAGACCTGGGAGAAATATCCATGCAGGCCGGCTTTACGCTGATTACGGTGCAGGGTACGGTATTGAACTGCGCCCGTCAGCCGGTGCTGAATGGTAACGTGTTAGTGAGAGTGGATGCGATTACTTATCGCGCCAAAATCAATGAAGGCCGCTTCATCCTGGCGGTGGCGCGTTGTAATAATGGTGCGGCTATGGCCACCATCACCGCCGATGATATCGACGAGCAAAAGATGTCGGAACCTAAAGATATAGCTGTCACCGGCCAGGACGTGGACGCAGGAGAAATAATTGTCTGCGGCGAAACGCTGGATCAGTTCATCAACATCAATATTGGTGGACAAACGACTTCGTTCACGCTGCCTGACGATAGTATCAGCGTATATACCAATCCGGACAGGACTTATGTATTTGCGCACAACATCGCAAATGCCGTTCCCCAGCTGGAATTTTATTTCGATGCGACGGAAGCCGCTACAGGTACATTTGGAGGCAGTTTCTATTATGTGCTGCCGGATAAAACCTGGAGCACCGCTTCGCCGGCCATTACTGTAACCCGTTATGATGCCGCCCCGGGTGGTTTTATAGAAGGCACGATTACGGGTACTGCCTCAGACTCGGTGACCACGAAGCCGCTTAATGCCAGCTTTAAGGTAAGACGATATTAA